In Thiothrix unzii, the sequence TCACGGGGTAGGTTTGCACGGTTTACAAGCACCTTCGACGGATTTGGACATGGGCAATTCCGGTACGTCGATGCGTTTAATGTCGGGTTTAATGAGTGGGCAGGCATTCGACGTGCGAATGACGGGTGATGCGTCGCTTTCCAAGCGTCCGATGAAGCGTGTCACCGTGCCGTTAGCCAGTATGGGCGCGGTGATTGAAGCAACTTCTGCGGGTACGCCGCCGTTATTGGTGCGCGGCGGCAAGGCGTTGCAGGGTATTGATTACGCAATGCCAATGGCGAGTGCGCAAGTCAAATCTTCGTTGTTGTTAGCAGGTTTGTATGCCGCTGGTGAAACCTCCGTCACAGAACCAGCACCCACGCGCGATCACACCGAGCGTATGTTACGTGGCTTTGGGTATGAGGTGGTGACGGAAGGTAATCGTATCCGCTTACAAGGCGGTGGTCGGTTAACGGCTACCACGATTGATGTGCCGTCTGATATTTCATCGGCAGCGTTTTTCATGGTGGGTGCGAGCATTGCGGAAGGTTCGGATTTAATTATTGAACACGTCGGCATTAATCCCACCCGCACCGGGGTGATCGACATTCTGCGTTTGATGGGCGCGAATCTGGAAGTGCTGAATGAACGCGAAGTCGGTGGTGAACCAGTGGCTGATATTCGGGTGCGTTCCTCTGCGTTACAGGGCATTCAAATTCCTGAACATTTAGTCCCGTTGGCGATTGATGAATTCCCCGCGTTGTTTATTGCAGCCGCTTTTGCGCAGGGGCAAACGGTATTAACTGGCGCGGAAGAGTTACGTGTTAAAGAAAGTGACCGGATTCAGGTAATGGCGGATGGTTTGATTGCCTGTGGGGTGGATGCGCAGCCTACACCGGATGGCATTGTGATTAATCCGGGTAATTTCAGTGGTGGCACGATTGAAAGCCACGGCGATCACCGTATTGCCATGTCGTTTGCGATGGCGGCGTTGCGAGCCACTCAACCCATCACTATTAACGATTGCGCGAATGTGAATACCTCGTTCCCCGGCTTTGTTGAGTTGGCGGCAACCGCAGGCATGAATATCCGTACTGTTGGGTAATTCCATGATCATGACGAGGGCAGCGGTGCTTGGCGTTGCCCTCAAGTGGGTTGAATCAACAGTAATAACAAGCCTGCCAACAAATAATACGCGGCAAACTGAAGCGATAATGCGCGTTTGAAATCATCGGGAATAAAGCTTTCCGTCGCTGGGAAAAAGTGACGAATTCCCGCGATAATCACCACACTGATACCAAACAGCACCAGCAATATTCCCACCGCCGCCAGTAAACCCATCATGCCATGTCCTTCCTGCAAATATTACACCGGGCGAATCATAGCGTGTTTACCACCCGTTTACCCTTGTAAAAATGCTGCACGTTGTTGTGCATCGGTGCGGAAACGACCGCCTAATGCCAGCGTGCTGGTTTCTGATTCACTATCCATGACACCGCGCGATTTGACGCAATAATGTACGGCATCAATGCTTACCGCTACGTCATCAGTTTCCAAAACGGTTTGTAAAGCGACCAGAATTTGACGGGTAAGGCGTTCTTGTACTTGCGGGCGTTGCGCAAAGAAACGCACCACGCGGTTAATTTTTGATAGCCCTAAGATTTTATCGCCCGGAATATAGGCAACTTTGGCTTTGCCATCAATGGTAACAAAATGGTGTTCGCAGGTGCTGAGCAAGCTAATATTACGCACTAATACCATTTCATCCGTGCCCATTTTATTGTCAATCAGTGCCAGTTTCGGAAAATGGTTGTAATCCAGCCCTGAGAAAATTTCATGCACGTACATTTTCGCAATGCGGTGCGGGGTTTCAATGAGGCTGTCATCGTGTAAATCCAAGCCCAAGGTGCGCACTACTTCGGTCATTAGCCCCTTGATGCGCTCATATTTTTGTTGGGGGTTTAAGCCAGTTTCCTGCATCGGGGTTTCCAAACCAGCAGCTAACAGAGCGGCGCGTACTTGAATGGCTTCAGGACTGAGTTCGGGGCGTTCGGGTAAATAGGCTAGTTTGGTATTCATTAATGTCATGTCCCTTGGAAATAAAACTTGAGTGAAACACTTGGGTATGACCTAAATGTAAAGCTTGGTAGTGAAACTTCAAGATGCCCCGACAAATGCGCGGTTTTGTGCGCCGCAAAGAACTTAGGGGAGAAAGTCCGTTTTCTCCCTAAACGTGCTTAAAAACCAAATTTTTTCATTTTGACATTAACGGTGCGGGTCGGGCAGTTGCCCCGGAACATATCCCATTCTTCGCAGCGTTTACCACCGGGGAGCAAACAATAGGTTTGTTCACCTTGCGGGGTTTGCACGGTTTCTAAGGTGCCACGATTTTGCAGGCAATTCATGGAAGCAGGGTTAGCAGTACGTGCTACACCACCACTAGGTGCTGACGGTGGTGCGACAGCGCACGCACTCAACGTGAGTGCCATAGCAAGGCTTAAGATAGCTTTCATCAGGGGGTGTCTCCTTGGGGTAAGACAAATAAAAACGCTGACATTTTACGGTAAGTCGCCTATTTTTGCCTGTACGAAAACTATCAATCCGATAGGGGGTGTTTTTTTACGTATTTTCTGGTTTGATGGGGTGCAAACGCTTATTCATGTTTTCAGGAGGAAAGGTCATGCGTCAGTTAATGGTATTATCGCTGCTGGCTATAGCTGGCTGCACAGGCGGTCATGCGTTGGATAATCCGATTAAAACCTGCAAAGCCGTTACCGTGGTGTTGGCGGGTGATCGTGCGGTAGTGTGGCACGCTGAAAAACAAACCGAACAACCCGGCGTGCAGCTTCAAGTGACCTTGGATTTTTCTTTGGTAGGGCAGGCGCAGGGCGAAGTTTCGCAAGCGGTGTGTAACTATGGGCTGAGCAGCCAAGACATGGATTACCGCAATGCGATGGGGGAGTACGCGAATACCCCCACCACCATGCTCATCAATGGAATGCCCATTTTGAGCCGGGATTTAGTGCAAGCGGTTAATCGTGCGACGGCTGAGACTGCGGTGCAGGTGCTTGACGCAGGGAATAAAAGTTACTGACAAACGCTTCAAACCGATTTTCCGCAATCGCTGCCCTAATATCACGCATCAACTCTTGGTAGTAATACAAGTTGTGAATGGTATTCAGGCGTGCGCCGAGGATTTCCCCGCATTTATCCAAATGGCGCAAATACGCCCGCGAATAATGTTGGCAAGTGTAACAGCCGCATCGTTCGTCAATCGGGCGGGTATCATGCTGGTACTGGCTATTACGGATTTTCAGCGTGCCGTAACGGGTGAACAAGAAACCGTTGCGGGCATTGCGGGTAGGAATCACGCAATCGAACATGTCCACCCCACGGCGTACCGCTTCCACGATGTCTTCCGGTTTACCCACGCCCATTAGGTAGCGCGGGCGGTCAGCAGGCAATTCGGGCAGGGTGCATTCCAGCACTTTATCGCGTTCATCTTTGGGTTCGCCGACTGATAATCCCCCAATAGCGTAACCGTCAAACCCAATGTCGAGTAAACCGTGCGCAGAAACTTTGCGCAATTCTTCGTACATCCCGCCTTGCACAATCCCAAACAGCGCGGAAGGGTTGCCTTGGTGTGCGTCTTTGCTGCGTTTTGCCCAACGTAACGACAGTTCCATCGAGTCTTGCGCTTCCTTGTGGGTAGCGGGGTAGGGTGTGCATTCGTCGAAAATCATTACAATGTCAGAGCCGAGTTCGCGTTGCACTTGCATCGACGATTCGGGGGTCATTAACACTTTCGCGCCATTGACAGGGGATTGAAAACGCACGCCTTCTTCGGAAATTTTGCGCATTTCCGCCAAGGAAAACACCTGAAAACCACCAGAATCGGTCAAAATCGGCTTTTCCCAATGCATAAAACCGTGTAAATCGCCGTGCAAGCGCACAATGTCCGTACCCGGGCGCAACATCAGGTGAAAGGTGTTGCCTAAAATAATTTCCGCACCTAAGCCCTGCAATTCTTCCGGGGTCATGGCCTTGACCGTGCCATACGTGCCAACCGGCATAAAGGCGGGCGTTTCCACCGTGCCGCGTGGGAAAGTGAGTCGCCCACGACGCGCCGCGCCATCGGTGGCAAGCAGGTTAAACTGCATATGAGACATAAACGTTCCTTGGTTACTCAGGCTTTATCGGTGCTTGGTGCGGTATCTAATACGTGAATCCAATGCTTCACTGGCACTGGGCTGGTTTCCTGCAAATGCGTTTGGCAACCGATATTCGCAGTAACAATGTATTCCGGGGTATGCGCCATTAAATGCGTCAATTTATTGTGGCGTAATTGTTGCGATAATTCCGGTTCAAGGATGGAATACGTGCCTGCCGAACCGCAGCACAAGTGCTCATCGGTAACAGGAACCAGCACGAAACCGCAATCCACCAAAATATTTTCCACCACGCCCCGGACTTTTTGCCCGTGTTGCAAGGTGCAAGGCGGATGCCAAGCAATACGTGCGCCTTTGTTGGGAATGAGTTTTTGGTACTTTTCCTTGCTGATGATTTCCGCAATGTCTTTACACAAATAGGAAATGCGCTCGGCTTTAATGAAATATTCCGGGTCATCGCGCAGGAAGTGTTTGTAATCCTTCACCATTACGCCGCAGCCGCTGGCGGTGGTAACAATCGCTTCCACTCCAAACGTGGTTAAATACGGCCACCAAGCATCAATATTGCGCTTGATTTGGGTTACTGCCGTATCCGGGTCGCCCAAGTGCTGGTTGATTGCGCCGCAGCATCCGCCGCCTTGCGCTTTTAACAAGCTGATACCCAAACGATCCAACACCCGCGCCGTAGCGGCGTTAATGTCCGGCGATAAACTGGGTTGCACACAACCATCCAAGATCAGCATTTGGCGATCATGACGTGCTTCAGGCCAGTGTCCGGCGGTACGCGGCGCGGTGATTTTACCGGCGAGTTTTTCCGGCAACAAAGGTTTAAAGGTGCGTCCTAAACGCAGACCCAACCCAAACAAATTGGGGTTTGGCAGGTATTTACGCAAACGTTTGCGTAACGCTTTGTCTTTACTATCACGTCCGATTTGTTCTTCAGCCAAATGCCGCCCAATATCGAGCAACTTGCCGTATTCCACCCCGGATGGGCAAGTGGTTTCACAACTGCGGCACAACAAACAATGATCCAGATGTTGCAGGGTTTTTTTGCCGACTTCCTGCCCTTCCATCAGTTGTTTGATGAGGTAAATGCGCCCGCGCGGGCCTTCATTTTCATCGCCTAACAATTGATAAGTGGGGCAGGTGGCATTGCAAAAACCGCAATGCACGCATTTACGCAAAATGCTTTCTGCGACTCTGCCTTCGGAGGTGTGACGAATGGAATCCGTTAAGCGGGTTTGCATATCACCAGTCCTTGTTCATTCTGCCGGGGTTGAAAATACCTTGCGGATCCATTGCTTGCTTGAGGCGTTTTTGAGTGTGCAATAGCGGTTGGGCTTGCGGGTGAAAGGTGCTGACACCGGGTAAACGACCCCGGTACAAGGTGGCTTGCCCTTTGTATTTTTCCGCGATGCTGCGTATCAAATTGACCGGAATATTGCTGTAAATCCAGCGTTGCGCCCCTGACCATTCCACCAAGGAATGCCCTTCCAAGCTACCAATGGCGGTAGTCGCGGGCGGGAACGAAAGCCGCCACAACGGGCGATCCAGCGGCTGAAAGAACTCGTGGGTTTGGTGACGTAAAGCCAGCCAGAATTGCTCAGCTTCGGGCAATGCTTCACCACCGATTTGTTGCACCGCTTGTTTAACCGCAGAGGCAGCACCCGCTACGCGCAGGTACAAACAACCGTCGTAGTAACAACTGCCGGTCAACGGTGTTGCATTGCGGCGTAATTTTAAGCCTAATGTTAACGCATCACTTTCGGGCATTTCCAAAGCCAGCGTAGTTTCTGCCAGCGGACGTGGAATGACTTTTAGCGACACTTCCAGTATGACTGCGAGTGTGCCTAATGAACCAGCCATCAGGCGCGACACGTCGTAACCTGCCACGTTTTTCATGACCTGCCCGCCAAATGTGGCGATTTTGCCATGCCCGGTAATCAGTTTGACCCCCAGCACATGATCACGCACCGCGCCTAACCAAGGGCGTGCAGGCCCGGATAAACCAGCGGCAACAGCTCCGCCCACGGTAGCTGCGCTGGTTAAGCAAGGTGGTTCAAACGCCAGCATTTGCCCGTGTTGTGCCAGTAAAGCGTCTAGCGCGTGCAAATTAGTACCAGCGCGTGCCGTTACAAACAATTCCGATGGCTCGTAAGCTACCACGCCGCTGTGTGAGCTGAGGTGGAGCGCGTCGCCTTGGGTTTCATTGCCGTAAAATGCTTTGCTGTTACCGCCAATCACGTATAAAGGTTGCTTGCGGTCGATGGCAATAAGCACGTTATCATGCAATTCTTGAGTGTTGTCGTTGTTTACAATCATAGTTTAAGAATGGTGGTAACTGCTTAAAATCGTGGAAGTTCTGGATGCGACAATTGCCCATGATGGACGTGCATCCTGCCTAATTCCGCACAACGGTGCAAGGTTGGAATAGCTTTGCCGGGGTTGAGCAATTCGTGCGGGTCAAAGGCGCGTTTGACGGCATGAAAAGTTTCCAGCGACGCACTATCAAATTGCACACACATGGAATCCAATTTCTCATGACCAACGCCGTGTTCGCCCGTGATTGAACCACCGACTTGCACACACAACGCGAGAATGTCTGCACCAAACTGTTCGGCCTTTTCCAACTCACCGTGACGATTGGCATCGTACAAAATCAACGGGTGCAAGTTACCGTCCCCCGCGTGGAACACATTGGCAACCGCTAAACCGTATTGCGTGGAAAAATCAGCAATTTTTTGTAAAACGTGCGCCAGATGTTTGCGCGGAATCGTACCATCCATGCAGTAGTAATCCGGCGATAAACGCCCCACTGCCGGGAAAGCGGATTTGCGCCCCGCCCATAAACGTGCGCGTTCGCCACTGGTTTTGGCAAGGTGAATGGTGCTGGCACGGTGTAAGTTCAAAATCGCCCGTACCCGTGAAGCTTGTTCTTCCACTTCCGCTTCAATACCGTCCAATTCGCACAATAAAATCGCGGCGGCATCTACCGGATAATCCGCTTTTGCAAAGGCTTCTGCCGCCCGAATCGCCGGGTTATCCATCATCTCCAACCCAGCGGGAATAATGCCAGCACTAATGATCGCCGCAACTGCATCACCGGCATCGGTTACGTCGGGGAACGCCGCCATTAACACTTGGACGGTTTCTGGTTTGACAGTGAGTTTTACCAGCACTTCGACCACAATGCCCAACATGCCTTCCGAGCCGGTCATTAACGCCAGCAAATCGTAACCGGGAACATCGAAGGTTTCCGAGCCAATGGTGAGAAATTCACCTTCAATGGTGACGACTTTAATCTGCAATACGTTATGCACGGTCAGGCCGTATTTCAGGCAATGCACCCCGCCGGAATTTTCCGCCACATTGCCCCCAATCGAACAGGCAATTTGTGAGGAAGGGTCGGGTGCGTAAAACAAGCCGTATTGATCCGCCGCCTGACTAATCGCGAGGTTGCGCACACCGGGTTGGACCCGTGCCGTCAGATTGTCGGTATCAATATCAAGAATTTGATTAAAGCGTGACAAGCCCAGCACAATACCATTGGCATCGGGCAATGCCCCGCCTGACAACCCCGTCCCTGCACCGCGTGCAACCACCGGGATATTCAAACTGTTACACGCACGAGTAATCGCCTGAATCTGCTCAATGGTGGTGGGCAATACCACCGCTAATGGCACGCGTCGATAAGCGGTTAAACCATCGCATTCGTAGGGGCGCAAGTCTTCTTCTGCCGTCAGAATGCATTCTGCGGGCAAAATTTCATTCAACTGAAACAACAATCGGGCTTTCAGATTGGGGTCAAATTCCATTGGTCTTCTTCGTACACAGTACAGGGGACGTTAGTGTATCCGATTTTTGCAAATGAGGTTAATATTAGCGGCTTTATGATTGTCGGCATGGAATAAGCATTATGTTGGATCCGAAACGTCTGCGCACGGAACTCGACGCGGTAGCGGCACAATTAGCCCGTCGTGGTTTTACTTTAGATGTGGAAACTATCCGCAACCTTGAAGAACAGCGCAAAGCCCTGCAAGTTGAAACCCAAACCCTGCAAAACGAACGCAATACCCGCTCCAAAACCATTGGGCAAGCTAAAGCGCGTGGCGAAGATATTCAACCGTTGTTGGCAGAAGTTGCCGACATGGGCGACCGTTTAAAGCAAGGTGAACAGGATTTAGCGCGTTTGCAGGCAGAACTGGATGCGATTGTGATGGGCATTCCCAATCTGTTGGATGCTTCCGTTCCCGATGGTGCAGACGAAAACAGCAATGTGGAATTGCGTCGCTGGGGTGAACCGGGTGTCTTTGACTTTGAGCCAAAAGATCACGTGGATTTAGGCTTGCCGAACGGCTGGATGGATTTCGATGCGGGCGCGAAACTCACAGGCTCGCGTTTTGTGGTATTGCGTGGCGCAATGGCGCGATTACACCGCGCGCTGATTCAATTCATGCTGGATACCCACACCAGCGAACACGGCTACAACGAAGTATACACGCCTTACATGGTCAACGCCGACAGCTTGCGCGGTACGGGGCAATTACCGAAATTTGAAGAAGACTTGTTCAAGCTCAACAATGAACAAGGCTATTACCTGATCCCGACAGCCGAAGTGCCGGTGACGAACTTGGTGCGCGATACGATCGTGGATGCCGCTGCGTTGCCGATGAAATATGCGTGCCATACGCCGTGTTTCCGCTCCGAAGCAGGGTCTTACGGCAAAGATACACGCGGTTTGATCCGCCAGCACCAATTCGAGAAAGTAGAAATGGTGCAAATGGTACGCCCCGAAGATTCATGGGCGGCTTTAGAAAGCTTGACCGGCAATGCCGAAGCTATTTTGCAAAAACTGGGCTTGCCCTACCGTGTGATTGTATTGTGTGCGGGTGATACCGGATTTTCAGCCGCGAAAACTTACGATATTGAAGTGTGGTTGCCGGGGCAGCAAAAATACCGCGAAATTTCTTCATGCTCCAATTTCCAGGATTTTCAGGCGCGGCGCATGATGGCACGTTACCGTAACCCAGAAACCGGTAAGCCGGAATTACTGCATACTTTGAATGGGTCGGGGTTGGCAGTGGGTAGGACGCTGGTGGCGGTGTTGGAGAACTATCAGGAGGTGGATGGGCGGATTCGTGTGCCTGAGGTATTGCGGGGGTATATGGGTGGAGCCGAATATCTTGTCTGATTTTGCTTAAACATGGAGTAAGGGTATTGCCATCTGATAGTAGTATCGGTATTATGCTGCTCCTTCAACGACAGGCGTATAGCTCAGTTGGTTAGAGCACCACCTTGACATGGTGGGGGTCGTTGGTTCGAGTCCAATTACGCCTACCATTTACTATAACCATGTGATCTCTCGTATTGATCACCACTGGAGCATAATATGCCAGTTATCACTCTCCCTGACGGAAGTCAGCGTTCTTACGAAGTCCCCTTATCCGTACTTGCCGTTGCCGCCGATATTGGCGCAGGTCTTGCCAAAGCGACGCTTGCAGGCAAAGTTGACGGTCAGCTTGTGGATGCCAGTCATCTCATTGAGCAAGACGCTGCCTTAAGTATTATCACCGCCAAAGATGCCGAAGGTCTGGATATTATCCGCCATTCATCGGCGCATCTCATGGCGCAAGCAGTCAAGCAGTTATTCCCTGATGTGCAGGTCACGATTGGTCCTACCATTGAAAACGGCTTCTACTACGATTTCTCCTCCTCACGCCCGTTCACGCCAGAAGATTTACAGGCGATTGAAGCGCGGATGCAGGATTTAATCAAACAAGATATTCCCGTTGAACGCAGCACCTTGTCACGCGATGAAGCAGTCAGCTTCTTCCTGAACATGGGTGAAAAGTACAAAGCGGAAATTATCGAAAGCATTCCTGCTGATCAAACCCTCTCGCTATATCGCCAAGGCGATTTCATTGACTTGTGCCGTGGGCCGCATGTGCCTAGCACCGGTAAAATTCCGGCGGTTAAAGTCATGAAAGTGGCGGGTGCGTACTGGCGCGGTAATTCCAACAACGAGATGCTGCAACGCATTTATGGCACAGCGTGGTTGAGCAAGAAAGACTTGCAAGCCTATTTGACGCTGTTGGAAGAAGCTGAAAAACGTGATCACCGTAAACTCGGTCGTCAACTGGATTTGTTCCATTTTGATGAGCAAGCACCCGGTGCGGTATTTTGGCATCCCAAAGGTTGGACAGTATTCCAAGCGTTAATCGGTTATATGCGTGAACGTCAACAGCGTGCGGGTTACGTCGAGGTGAATACGCCCGATGTGATGGATCGCAGCTTGTGGGAAATCTCTGGTCACTGGTTTAATTACCGTGACAATATGTTTACTACAACTACTGAAGACGAGCGTGTATTTGCCCTGAAACCGATGAACTGCCCCGGTGGTATGTTGATGTTTTCACAGGGTTTAAAGAGCTACCGTGACTTGCCATTGCGGATGGCAGAGTTCGGTAAAGTGCATCGCTACGAGCCTTCCGGTGCATTGCACGGCTTAATGCGGGTGCGTCACTTTACCCAGGATGATGCGCATATCTTCTGTACCGAAGACCAAATGGCGCAAGAGTGTAAAGATGTCGTGGCCTTGGTGCTGGATATTTACAAAGAATTTGGCTTTGAAAATGTTCACATCAAATTGTCAACCCGGCCTGAAAATCGCATTGGCTCTGATGAAAGCTGGGATGTGCTGGAACACGCACTGGGCAGCTCTTTGGAAAACATGGGTTTGCCGTATACGTTATTTCCGGGCGAAGGTGCGTTTTACGGCCCGAAACTGGAGTTCGTGTTGCGCGACGCGATTGGACGCGATTGGCAGTGCGGCACATTGCAAGTTGATATGAGTTTACCTGAGCGTTTTGATCTCACTTACGTTGCTGAGGATAATACTCGCAAGCGTCCGGTGATGTTGCATCGTGCCTTGTTTGGTTCATTGGAACGCTTTACCGGTATCCTTATTGAGCATTATGAGGGTAAATTCCCGCTGTGGTTGTCACCAACGCAGGCTGTCGTGATGAATATCACTGACAAACAGGCAGATTTCGTGCAAACTGCAACCCGGCAATTACTTCAATCGGGTATCCGCGCTGTTGCGGACTTGAGAAATGAAAAAATTGGCTTTAAAATCCGCGAGCATACCATGCAGCGCGTCCCCTATCTGTTGGTAGTGGGTGATCGCGAAGTGGAAACGCAATCGGTTTCCGTGCGCACACGCTCCGGTAAAGACTTGGGAACCTTCCCGTTGGTTGAGGTTCAGCAGCGTCTTAGTACGGAAATTGCGTCACGTAGCGTATCTGTTGCAGAACAGTAATACTTTTTTCTTTGATCTGCGATGCAGATTGAGAATGGATTAAAACGAGGATTAAACTTATCGCTCTCGAAAAAGAACACCGCATCAATGACGATATTAACGTTCCGAAAGTTCGTCTGATTGATATGGATGGGGAAAACCGGGGTGTTGTTTCCCTGCGTGAAGCCCTGGAAATGGCTTACGATGCTGAACTGGAGTTGGTGGAAATCGTCCCGACGGCGAAGCCACCGGTTTGTCGCATCATGGATTACGGTAAATTCCGTTTTGATGAAAGCAAGAAAGCTGCTTTAGCCCGTAAAAACCAGAAACAGGTTCAGGTTAAGGAAATCAAAATGCGTCCGGCGACGGATGAAGGGGATTACCAGATCAAACTGCGTAAGCTCAAAGAGTTTTTGGAAGAGGGCGATAAGGTTAAAGTCACTTTGCGCTTTAAAGGTCGTGAGATGGCGCATAAAGAATTGGGTATGGAAGTACTCAAGCGCGTCGAAAAAGACTTGGTGGAAGACGCTGTTGTAGAACAGTTCCCACGCCTAGAAGGTCGCCAAATGGTCATGATGATGGGGCCGAAAAAGAAATAGGGAGCAATCCCTAAACACCATCCTGTTAAGGCAAGGCACTCTTGCAGGATGTTTTATTCTACCTTACGAAAAGGAGACCAAGATGCCTAAGATGAAGACCAACCGTGGAGCGGCCAAACGCTTCAAGAAGACGGGTAGTGGCTTGTTTAAACGCAAGCAGTCACACCTGCGTCACATTCTGACCAAGAAGTCCACTAAGCGTAAACGTCATCTGCGCTCAGGCGACAACTATGTTGTTGCTGCGGATCACGCCAGCATTCAAAAACTGCTGCCTTACGCATAACTGGAGGACTAAAACATGGCAAGAGTTAAACGTGGTGTAACGGCACGCGCCCGTCACAAAAAAGTCCTGAAACTGGCAAAAGGTCACTACGGTGCCCGTAGCCGTGTCTATCGGGTTGCACATCAGTCTGTTATCAAAGCAGGTCAATATGCATTCCGTGACCGCCGTCAGAAAAAACGCCAATTCCGCGCTTTGTGGATTGTGCGTATTAACGCTGGTGCGCGTCAGTTCGGTCTGTCTTACAGCCGCATGATGAATGGCCTGAAAAAAGCTGAAATTGCGCTTGACCGCAAAGTTTTGGCTGATTTGGCGGTTCACGACATCGCGGCGTTTGGTGCAGTAGCGGAAAAGGCAAAAGCTGCCTTAGCTGCTTAAAGACCCCCATCCCAACCCTTCCCCCGCAGGGGGTGAAGGGCGTAAGAGAGGGATGAACCAGACAAAGGCGGGGAAGGTTTACCTCCTCCGCCTTTTGCTTTTTATTGATAAACCCCATTCAAAAGGAAATCGCCGTGCAAAGTTTGCTGGAACTAATGGGTCATGCCCACGAGCAGATTTCGCAAGCCGCCAGCCTTGCCGCACTGGATCAAGTGCGCGTGCAGTATCTGGGTAAAAATGGCCTGCTGACCGAGCAACTCAAACAGTTGGGTAAGTTACCACCCGAAGAGCGTAAAGCGGCTGGTGCGGAGATTAATACCGCCAAGCAAGCGTTGACCTTGGCTTTGGACGACCGTAAGCAAAGTTTGCAAGCGGATGCTTTGAATGCGCGGTTACAAGCTGAAAAAGTGGATGTAACTCTGCCCGGTCGACGGATGGATACGGGAAGCTTGCATCCGGTAACACTGACAATTCAACGCATTAGCGAGATTTTTGCACAGTTGGGTTTCAGTACCGCAGAAGGCCCGGAAATTGAAGACGATTTCCACAATTTTACCGCGTTAAATATCCCGGAGTCGCATCCGGCGCGTGCGATGCACGATACTTTTTACATGGACAGTGGTTTGTTGTTGCGTACACATACCTCGTCTGTACAGATTCGTCACATGGAACATAACCCACCACCGCTGCGTATTATTGCACCGGGGCGTGTTTACCGTTGTGATTCAGACATGACTCACAGTCCGATGTTTCATCAGGTCGAAGGCTTGATGGTGGACGAAGATGTTACGTTTGCCGATTTGAAAGGCATTTTAGAAGCTTTCTTTAAAGCATTTTTTGAAGTGGATGAATTGCCGACACGTTTCCGCGCGACGTTTTTCCCGTTTACTGAGCCATCGGCAGAAACCGATATTCGTTGTGTGCATTGCGCTGGCGAAGGTTGCCGCGTGTGTAAAGGC encodes:
- the pheS gene encoding phenylalanine--tRNA ligase subunit alpha; translated protein: MQSLLELMGHAHEQISQAASLAALDQVRVQYLGKNGLLTEQLKQLGKLPPEERKAAGAEINTAKQALTLALDDRKQSLQADALNARLQAEKVDVTLPGRRMDTGSLHPVTLTIQRISEIFAQLGFSTAEGPEIEDDFHNFTALNIPESHPARAMHDTFYMDSGLLLRTHTSSVQIRHMEHNPPPLRIIAPGRVYRCDSDMTHSPMFHQVEGLMVDEDVTFADLKGILEAFFKAFFEVDELPTRFRATFFPFTEPSAETDIRCVHCAGEGCRVCKGTGWLEVMGCGMVHPNVLKNVGIDSEKYTGFAFGFGVERLAMLRYEINDLRVMFDNDVRFLKQFS